The Streptomyces sp. NBC_00691 genome has a segment encoding these proteins:
- a CDS encoding arylamine N-acetyltransferase family protein, giving the protein MVERDGELVPDLRTLTALHRAHVRAVPFENLDVALGRPVPLDLKSIQAKLVERRRGGYCYEQNSLFAAVLERIGFAVTGRGARNRSRGAALPPVTHAMLVVEIEGEQWLADVGFGWQGPLEPVPLRDGARVEQSGWTFGTAVEDEGIHVLRSLRPEGWTDLYAFSPQTLYPGDFTVMNHYSSSHPQSRFLGQVVAQWPGADERRALVRDTLSTVRTDGVVKERRVPVDELIAILESRFGIELDDEERTGLERLHPA; this is encoded by the coding sequence GTGGTCGAACGGGACGGGGAACTCGTCCCCGATCTGAGGACATTGACGGCCCTTCACCGGGCGCATGTCCGCGCGGTGCCCTTCGAGAACCTCGACGTCGCCCTGGGGCGTCCTGTTCCACTGGATCTGAAGAGCATTCAGGCCAAACTCGTCGAGCGACGCCGTGGAGGTTACTGCTACGAGCAGAACTCCCTGTTCGCCGCCGTGCTCGAACGGATCGGTTTCGCGGTGACCGGGCGCGGAGCGCGGAACCGTTCGCGAGGCGCGGCGCTGCCGCCCGTCACGCACGCGATGCTCGTCGTCGAGATCGAGGGCGAACAGTGGCTCGCCGACGTGGGGTTCGGCTGGCAGGGGCCGCTTGAGCCGGTGCCCCTGCGGGACGGGGCGCGCGTCGAGCAGAGCGGCTGGACCTTCGGGACGGCCGTGGAGGACGAGGGTATCCACGTGCTGAGGTCGCTCCGCCCGGAGGGATGGACCGACCTGTACGCCTTCTCCCCGCAGACCCTCTACCCGGGTGACTTCACCGTCATGAACCACTACAGCTCCAGTCATCCGCAGTCCCGCTTCCTCGGCCAGGTCGTGGCCCAGTGGCCGGGAGCGGACGAGCGCAGGGCGCTGGTGCGCGACACGCTGTCGACGGTACGGACCGACGGCGTCGTCAAGGAACGTCGCGTACCGGTGGACGAGTTGATCGCGATCCTGGAGAGCCGTTTCGGGATCGAACTGGACGACGAGGAGCGCACGGGACTCGAGCGCTTGCACCCGGCGTGA
- a CDS encoding TerD family protein, with the protein MSGLNKGVGRVEVTLKWDPAPSGAPAHDLDIVAGVFDADDAHGAPVQLVHFGSRSPDGTITLHRDSRTGQGFGYDEAMTLELDRLAPRYARVVVGVAIQQGGGRRSFGDVANTGIRVREGYTDLLVHDFADVPDALSATVVEFTRDGAEGWTYRPISQGFDADPQAFGTVLGSLRA; encoded by the coding sequence ATGAGCGGACTCAACAAAGGGGTGGGCCGGGTCGAGGTGACACTCAAGTGGGACCCTGCCCCGAGCGGCGCGCCGGCCCACGACCTGGACATCGTCGCCGGTGTCTTCGACGCGGACGACGCGCACGGAGCCCCGGTCCAGCTGGTGCACTTCGGCAGCCGGTCCCCCGACGGCACGATCACGCTCCACCGGGACAGCCGTACGGGCCAGGGATTCGGCTACGACGAGGCCATGACCCTGGAGCTCGACCGGCTTGCACCGCGGTACGCGCGCGTGGTGGTGGGCGTCGCCATACAGCAGGGCGGCGGCCGGCGGTCCTTCGGCGACGTGGCGAACACGGGCATACGGGTCCGCGAGGGGTACACGGACCTGCTGGTCCACGACTTCGCGGACGTGCCGGACGCCCTCTCGGCGACGGTCGTGGAGTTCACCCGGGACGGCGCCGAAGGCTGGACGTACCGCCCGATCAGCCAGGGCTTCGACGCCGACCCCCAGGCGTTCGGCACGGTGCTGGGTTCCCTACGCGCCTGA
- a CDS encoding ribonuclease HII encodes MPYEPPTHTVERSLRATTGAKIVAGVDEVGRGAWAGPVTVCAAVTGLRRAPEGLTDSKLLTPKRRTALAAELEHWVTAYALGDASPQEIDELGMTAALRLAAVRALEGLPVRPDAVILDGKHDYLGSPWQVRTVIKGDQSCIAVAAASVIAKVRRDAVMAQLGFGGEDYAAYAFGANAGYPSPVHKAALEELGPTPHHRLSWSYLDAMPRWRHLKKVRLSAEAVALESGGQLGFDF; translated from the coding sequence ATGCCGTACGAACCACCCACCCACACCGTCGAGCGATCGCTCCGAGCCACCACCGGCGCCAAGATCGTTGCCGGAGTCGACGAGGTCGGACGCGGAGCATGGGCCGGCCCCGTCACCGTGTGCGCCGCCGTCACCGGACTGCGCCGGGCGCCCGAGGGGCTCACCGACTCCAAACTGCTCACCCCCAAACGCCGCACCGCGCTCGCCGCGGAGCTGGAGCACTGGGTCACGGCGTATGCCCTGGGCGACGCCTCGCCGCAGGAGATAGACGAACTCGGCATGACCGCCGCGCTGCGGCTCGCGGCGGTCCGGGCGCTGGAAGGCCTCCCTGTGCGGCCCGACGCCGTGATCCTCGACGGCAAGCACGACTACCTCGGCAGCCCTTGGCAGGTCCGTACGGTGATCAAGGGCGACCAGTCCTGTATCGCCGTGGCCGCCGCCTCCGTGATCGCCAAGGTCCGGCGGGACGCCGTCATGGCGCAGTTGGGCTTCGGCGGCGAGGACTACGCGGCGTACGCCTTCGGTGCCAACGCGGGCTACCCTTCGCCGGTCCACAAAGCGGCGCTCGAAGAGCTGGGGCCCACCCCGCACCACCGTCTCTCCTGGTCGTACCTGGACGCGATGCCCAGGTGGCGCCACCTCAAAAAGGTCCGCCTCTCCGCCGAGGCGGTCGCGCTGGAAAGCGGGGGCCAACTCGGCTTCGACTTCTGA
- a CDS encoding YdbC family protein — MLVKWIRCTVMDRRGFERGQRKWAGLLGEPGFRGQGGGWSRARPDVAHVFGFWESRAFYDSFMARSHDRLAAAQVGTFKDIQVKLFDHRFDVKTGFEPKFSDADVARVAHCRVHEDRAEHFALMQEKVWNPAMAGSPGMLRGLFGEAPGSEFLVLSMWQSAAEHGKYRVERIERLGLRARTAADVAALAGDVVQLEAAWTV; from the coding sequence GTGCTGGTCAAGTGGATTCGCTGCACCGTGATGGACCGTCGAGGGTTCGAGCGGGGGCAGCGGAAATGGGCGGGGCTGCTCGGTGAGCCGGGATTCCGGGGGCAGGGCGGTGGGTGGAGCCGGGCTCGGCCGGACGTCGCCCATGTCTTCGGGTTCTGGGAGAGCAGGGCCTTCTACGACTCGTTCATGGCGCGTTCGCACGATCGTCTGGCGGCCGCGCAGGTGGGCACGTTCAAAGACATCCAGGTCAAGCTGTTCGACCACCGCTTCGATGTGAAGACCGGTTTCGAGCCGAAGTTCTCCGACGCGGATGTGGCCAGGGTGGCGCACTGCCGTGTCCACGAGGACCGTGCCGAGCACTTCGCGCTGATGCAGGAGAAGGTGTGGAACCCGGCGATGGCCGGGTCCCCCGGCATGCTCCGCGGCCTGTTCGGCGAGGCTCCCGGCAGCGAGTTCCTGGTCCTGTCGATGTGGCAGTCCGCCGCGGAGCACGGGAAGTACCGGGTGGAGCGGATCGAGCGGCTCGGGCTCCGGGCCAGGACCGCGGCCGATGTGGCGGCGCTGGCCGGGGACGTGGTCCAGCTCGAGGCGGCCTGGACGGTCTGA
- a CDS encoding TetR/AcrR family transcriptional regulator gives MNDSIEERPAPAPGSTRPGGRTARTRTAVRDAVLTGLSEHGYPALTVEYVAEHSGVHKTTLYRRWGSVEGLLADALDLANEDAWTPPDTGSLSGDLRALAHEVVDAFGDPATGAAPTAFVGAAFQSPRAAEALRAFYVERFRRCEVVVTRAVTRGEAPPGTDAGAAVRAVSAPLFLRLFVTREPIDGAFADQAARAVLAGVRAGAYVPA, from the coding sequence TTGAATGACTCGATCGAGGAGCGCCCGGCTCCGGCACCCGGCAGCACACGCCCCGGCGGCCGCACCGCGCGCACCCGGACGGCCGTCCGCGACGCCGTCCTGACCGGCCTGTCCGAGCACGGTTACCCGGCCCTGACCGTGGAATACGTCGCGGAGCACTCGGGCGTCCACAAGACGACGCTCTACCGCCGCTGGGGAAGCGTCGAAGGCCTTCTCGCCGACGCGCTCGACCTGGCGAACGAGGACGCCTGGACGCCACCGGACACCGGGAGCCTCTCCGGAGATCTGCGCGCACTCGCGCACGAGGTCGTCGACGCCTTCGGCGATCCCGCCACGGGGGCGGCGCCCACCGCGTTCGTCGGCGCCGCGTTCCAGTCCCCTCGGGCGGCGGAAGCCCTGCGCGCCTTCTACGTGGAGCGCTTCCGGCGCTGCGAGGTCGTCGTCACCCGCGCCGTCACACGCGGCGAGGCGCCGCCGGGCACGGACGCGGGAGCGGCCGTCCGGGCGGTCTCCGCCCCCCTGTTCCTGCGGCTCTTCGTCACCCGCGAACCGATCGACGGAGCGTTCGCGGACCAGGCCGCACGCGCGGTTCTGGCAGGGGTGCGAGCGGGCGCGTACGTCCCCGCGTAG
- a CDS encoding ABC-F family ATP-binding cassette domain-containing protein — protein sequence MPTQISLHDVVVSRGERLLLDQVSLSVRPGERIGIVGENGAGKSTLLRLLAGTEQPDEGSVVTVADGGLRMLAQTPELPPQATVGDAIDAALAELRGMERRLRALENRLDAADGAELDAYGELLTAYELRGGYEADARVDKALHGLGLAGTGRERILGSLSGGELARLGIACAVAAGPEVLLLDEPTNHLDAQALDWLEAALLAHRGTVVAVSHDRTFLERVATAIVEVDSDRRSLVRYGDGYAGYRAARLAARRRWEEAYEEWCEETARLEAYATTTAHGVAPGREMKDNNKMAFDRAAGRVQASVSGRVRNARERLRRLRDEPVPQPPPPLSFSARPLAGGAEGALVTLTGVRVADRLSVDTLTVRAGERLLVHGGNGAGKSTLLRVMAGAVEPDTGDVRRHGRIGCLAQDVTVRRPEERLLASFGRGLALAEEERAELLLSYGLFRPADLSVPVGGLSAGQLRRLALARLLARPADLLLLDEPGNHLAPGLVEELEAALEQWTGGLVVVSHDRALRRRFTGHIRRMDSGRLLG from the coding sequence TTGCCCACTCAGATCTCACTGCATGACGTCGTCGTGTCCCGTGGGGAACGACTGCTCCTCGATCAGGTCTCGCTCTCCGTGCGCCCCGGGGAGCGGATCGGGATCGTCGGGGAGAACGGCGCGGGGAAGTCGACCCTGCTGCGTCTCCTCGCCGGGACGGAGCAGCCCGACGAGGGCAGCGTCGTCACCGTCGCCGACGGCGGTCTGCGGATGCTCGCCCAGACACCCGAGCTGCCTCCCCAGGCCACCGTCGGTGACGCGATCGACGCGGCGCTCGCCGAACTCCGTGGCATGGAGCGTCGGCTTCGCGCGCTGGAGAACCGGCTCGACGCGGCGGACGGAGCGGAGCTCGACGCGTACGGGGAGCTCCTCACCGCCTACGAGCTCCGGGGCGGCTACGAGGCCGACGCCCGGGTCGACAAGGCTCTTCACGGACTGGGCCTCGCCGGTACGGGCCGCGAGCGGATACTCGGCAGCCTTTCCGGTGGCGAGCTGGCCCGGCTCGGCATCGCCTGCGCGGTCGCCGCCGGCCCCGAAGTGCTGCTGCTCGACGAACCCACCAACCACCTCGACGCGCAGGCGCTCGACTGGCTGGAGGCCGCCCTCCTCGCGCACCGAGGCACCGTCGTGGCCGTCTCCCACGACCGGACCTTCCTGGAGCGCGTCGCCACGGCGATCGTCGAGGTGGACTCCGACCGGCGCTCGCTCGTGCGGTACGGAGACGGCTACGCCGGCTACCGCGCGGCACGACTGGCCGCACGACGGCGCTGGGAGGAGGCCTATGAGGAGTGGTGCGAGGAGACGGCACGGCTGGAGGCGTACGCCACGACCACGGCGCACGGGGTCGCTCCCGGGAGGGAGATGAAGGACAACAACAAGATGGCCTTCGACCGGGCGGCGGGCCGCGTCCAGGCCTCTGTCTCGGGGCGCGTGCGCAACGCCCGGGAGCGATTGAGGCGACTCCGCGACGAGCCCGTGCCCCAGCCGCCTCCGCCCCTCTCCTTCTCCGCCCGGCCCCTGGCGGGCGGAGCGGAGGGAGCACTCGTCACCCTCACCGGAGTACGGGTCGCGGACCGGCTCTCCGTGGACACCCTCACCGTCCGGGCGGGGGAGCGGCTGCTCGTCCACGGCGGCAACGGCGCGGGCAAGTCCACGCTGCTGCGGGTCATGGCGGGGGCGGTCGAGCCCGACACCGGAGACGTCCGGCGCCATGGCCGGATCGGTTGTCTGGCCCAGGACGTCACGGTCCGGCGCCCCGAGGAGCGGCTGCTGGCCAGTTTCGGACGCGGTCTCGCCCTGGCCGAGGAGGAGCGGGCCGAACTGCTCCTGTCGTACGGACTGTTCCGCCCGGCCGACCTGAGTGTGCCGGTCGGCGGTCTCTCCGCGGGCCAGCTCCGCCGGCTGGCGCTCGCCCGGCTGCTGGCCCGGCCCGCGGACCTCCTCCTGCTCGACGAGCCGGGCAACCACCTGGCCCCGGGGCTCGTGGAAGAGCTGGAAGCGGCGCTGGAGCAGTGGACCGGGGGCCTGGTGGTGGTCTCGCACGACCGTGCGCTGCGTCGCCGCTTCACCGGGCACATACGCCGGATGGACTCCGGACGCCTCCTCGGCTGA
- a CDS encoding MFS transporter → MTTSPVDTQTKDGPARAGGRPGIALTVIAACQLMVVLDATIVNIALPHIQDALSFSTTDLSWVLSAYTLTFGGLLLLGGRAGDILGRRRVFMAGILLFTFASLLGGFAQEPWQLLAARALQGVGGAIASPTSLALITTTFPEGPERNRAFGVFAAVSAGGGAIGLLAGGVLTEWLDWRWVLFVNVPIGLLIAFLAPRYIAESERHPGRFDIAGAATSTLGMAALVYGFIRASEKGWEDALTIGSFVSAVILLVAFAVVESRAKEPITPLRMFADRNRSGTYVIMLSLAAAMFGMFFFIVLWVQNVLGYTPIQSGLAFLPVTFAIGAGAGLAQRLLPVLGPKPFMVSGAAITGAGLFWLTFISSDSSYASGVLGPMVLFGFGMGLNFVTLTLTAVSGVAQHEAGAASGLLNATQQVGGSLGLSILVTIFGTASREEGEKQMPAFLANSTPEQQAEAMKTHELPAPWGHEVLTSGISSAFTAAVGMVLIALATAVLVIRVRKSDLEALSGRAEAAGPVA, encoded by the coding sequence GTGACAACTTCTCCGGTCGACACACAGACCAAGGACGGACCAGCTCGCGCCGGAGGACGGCCGGGTATCGCCTTGACGGTCATCGCCGCCTGCCAGCTGATGGTCGTCCTCGACGCCACCATCGTGAACATCGCCCTGCCGCACATCCAGGACGCGCTCTCCTTCTCGACCACCGACCTGTCGTGGGTGCTCAGCGCCTACACGCTCACCTTCGGCGGTCTGCTGCTCCTCGGCGGACGGGCCGGGGACATCCTGGGGCGGCGCCGGGTGTTCATGGCCGGCATCCTGCTCTTCACCTTCGCCTCGCTGCTCGGCGGCTTCGCCCAGGAGCCCTGGCAGCTGCTCGCCGCCCGGGCCCTGCAGGGGGTCGGCGGGGCCATCGCCTCGCCCACCTCGCTCGCGCTGATCACCACGACGTTCCCCGAAGGTCCCGAACGCAACCGGGCGTTCGGCGTGTTCGCCGCCGTCTCCGCCGGTGGCGGCGCGATCGGTCTGCTCGCGGGCGGCGTCCTCACGGAGTGGCTGGACTGGCGCTGGGTCCTCTTCGTGAACGTGCCGATCGGTCTGCTGATCGCCTTCCTCGCCCCGCGCTACATCGCCGAGTCCGAGCGCCACCCCGGCCGGTTCGACATCGCCGGAGCCGCGACCTCGACCCTCGGTATGGCGGCGCTGGTCTACGGGTTCATCCGCGCGTCCGAGAAAGGCTGGGAGGACGCGCTGACCATCGGTTCCTTCGTCTCCGCGGTCATCCTGCTCGTGGCCTTCGCGGTCGTGGAGTCCCGTGCGAAGGAACCGATCACCCCGCTCCGGATGTTCGCGGACCGCAACCGCTCGGGCACGTACGTCATCATGCTCAGCCTGGCGGCGGCCATGTTCGGCATGTTCTTCTTCATCGTTCTCTGGGTGCAGAACGTCCTGGGCTACACCCCCATCCAGTCCGGACTCGCCTTCCTTCCCGTGACCTTCGCGATCGGCGCCGGCGCGGGGCTCGCCCAGCGGCTGCTGCCGGTGCTCGGCCCCAAGCCGTTCATGGTGAGCGGTGCGGCGATCACCGGCGCGGGTCTGTTCTGGCTGACGTTCATCAGCTCGGACAGCAGCTACGCGAGCGGTGTCCTCGGCCCGATGGTCCTGTTCGGCTTCGGTATGGGCCTCAACTTCGTGACGCTCACACTGACGGCCGTCTCCGGAGTGGCCCAGCATGAGGCGGGTGCCGCGTCGGGCCTGCTCAACGCCACCCAGCAGGTGGGCGGTTCGCTGGGCCTGTCCATCCTGGTCACGATCTTCGGCACGGCGAGCCGCGAGGAGGGCGAGAAGCAGATGCCCGCCTTCCTCGCGAACTCGACGCCCGAGCAGCAGGCCGAGGCGATGAAGACGCACGAGCTGCCCGCCCCCTGGGGGCACGAGGTGCTGACCTCGGGCATCTCCTCGGCCTTCACGGCCGCGGTCGGGATGGTGCTGATCGCGCTGGCGACGGCCGTCCTGGTGATCCGGGTCCGCAAGAGCGACCTGGAAGCGCTCAGCGGCCGGGCGGAGGCCGCCGGGCCGGTGGCCTGA
- a CDS encoding ADP-ribosylglycohydrolase family protein yields the protein MTADSSFDRRFDRALASLRGLSVGDALGSQFFVPANYPLLKRRELPDGPWQWTDDTEMACSVLAVLARHERIDQDALAMSFAQHHDFDRGYGPAVNRMLRLIREGGDWRELAAALFQGQGSWGNGAAMRIAPLGAWYADDPEQATHQAEISAYPTHQHREAVVGAMAVAAAAALAADPAGPPTPEALLDGVIALVPRSAVGAGLRRARDMLDYGDAGTVAAVLGSGRRTSAHDTVPFALWSAARGLGDFERVFWTTAQVGGDVDTTCAIAGGVVAAATTGGPPAEWLRQTEDLPEWVPAETA from the coding sequence ATGACCGCTGACTCCTCATTCGACCGGCGCTTCGACCGCGCCCTGGCCAGCCTGCGCGGGCTGTCCGTGGGAGACGCCCTGGGCTCCCAGTTCTTCGTACCCGCCAACTATCCCCTGCTGAAGCGGCGCGAGCTGCCCGACGGCCCCTGGCAGTGGACCGACGACACCGAGATGGCCTGCTCCGTCCTGGCCGTCCTCGCCCGCCACGAACGGATCGACCAGGACGCCCTGGCCATGTCCTTCGCTCAGCACCACGACTTCGACCGGGGTTACGGCCCCGCGGTCAACCGCATGCTCCGGCTCATCAGGGAGGGGGGCGACTGGCGGGAGCTGGCCGCCGCGCTCTTCCAGGGGCAGGGCTCCTGGGGCAACGGCGCCGCGATGCGGATCGCGCCGCTCGGGGCCTGGTACGCGGACGACCCGGAGCAGGCGACGCACCAGGCGGAGATCTCCGCCTACCCGACCCACCAGCACCGTGAGGCCGTGGTGGGTGCCATGGCCGTCGCCGCCGCGGCAGCTCTGGCCGCCGATCCCGCCGGACCGCCGACTCCGGAGGCGCTGCTCGACGGGGTCATCGCCCTGGTGCCGCGCAGCGCGGTCGGGGCGGGCCTGCGCAGGGCCCGCGACATGCTCGACTACGGCGACGCGGGCACGGTCGCCGCGGTCCTCGGCAGCGGTCGCCGGACGAGCGCACACGACACGGTTCCGTTCGCGCTCTGGTCGGCTGCCCGCGGCCTCGGTGACTTCGAGCGGGTGTTCTGGACGACCGCGCAGGTCGGTGGCGATGTCGACACGACCTGTGCCATCGCCGGCGGCGTCGTGGCCGCGGCGACGACCGGTGGGCCGCCGGCGGAGTGGCTGCGGCAGACCGAGGACCTGCCGGAGTGGGTTCCGGCCGAGACGGCCTGA
- a CDS encoding histidine phosphatase family protein, producing the protein MARPRRIVLVRHGESEGNVDDTVYEREPDHALRLTETGWRQAEETGERLRELFGDEAVSVYVSPYRRTHETLRAFRLPPEQVRVREEPRLREQDWGNWQEREDVRLQKAYRDAYGHFFYRFAQGESGADVYDRVGAFLESLYRSFEAPDHPPNVLIVTHGLTMRLFCMRWFHWTVADFESLSNPGNAETRMLLLDADGRYRLDRPFERWRTPEPYGPTG; encoded by the coding sequence ATGGCACGACCGCGGCGCATCGTCCTCGTACGGCACGGAGAGTCCGAGGGCAATGTGGATGACACGGTGTACGAACGGGAGCCCGATCACGCCCTACGGCTCACGGAGACCGGATGGCGACAGGCGGAGGAGACAGGGGAGCGGCTGCGGGAACTCTTCGGGGACGAGGCGGTGAGCGTCTACGTCTCGCCGTACCGCCGCACCCACGAGACCCTCCGTGCCTTCCGGCTGCCTCCGGAGCAGGTCAGGGTGCGTGAGGAGCCCCGGCTGCGCGAGCAGGACTGGGGCAACTGGCAGGAGCGGGAGGACGTACGCCTGCAGAAGGCCTATCGGGACGCCTACGGGCACTTCTTCTACCGCTTCGCCCAGGGTGAGTCGGGGGCGGACGTGTACGACCGGGTCGGGGCGTTCCTGGAGAGCCTGTACCGCAGTTTCGAGGCGCCCGACCATCCGCCCAACGTCCTGATCGTCACCCATGGACTGACCATGCGGCTGTTCTGCATGCGCTGGTTCCACTGGACGGTCGCGGACTTCGAGTCGCTGTCGAACCCGGGCAACGCCGAGACCCGCATGCTCCTGCTCGACGCGGACGGGCGATACAGGCTGGACAGGCCGTTCGAACGCTGGCGCACCCCGGAACCGTACGGCCCTACCGGATAG
- a CDS encoding TetR/AcrR family transcriptional regulator — protein sequence MVTSRSTAAARPAGVALRRRGPVLERAILEAALEQLGSVGWNGLTMEGVAVGAQTGKAAVYRRWPSKEDLVADALQAGLPALDEAPDLGSVREELYELCRRVRDVMYSRPGFALRAVLHECDAEAAERFHGLIVTGVVEPSARLFREVLRRGIERGEVRADANNDLVLDVVPAMMMYRSKVCASEWPDHEIADLIDRIMVPLLRA from the coding sequence ATGGTTACTTCGCGCTCCACGGCCGCCGCCCGGCCGGCAGGGGTGGCACTGCGACGCCGCGGCCCCGTGCTAGAACGGGCCATCCTGGAGGCCGCGCTCGAGCAACTGGGAAGCGTCGGCTGGAACGGTCTGACCATGGAAGGTGTCGCGGTCGGCGCGCAGACGGGCAAAGCCGCGGTGTACCGGCGATGGCCGTCGAAGGAAGACCTCGTCGCGGACGCGCTCCAGGCCGGACTTCCGGCCCTCGACGAGGCTCCGGATCTCGGGAGCGTGCGCGAGGAGCTCTACGAGCTGTGCCGCCGCGTCCGGGACGTCATGTACTCCAGGCCCGGCTTCGCCTTGCGTGCTGTTCTTCACGAATGCGATGCCGAGGCTGCCGAGAGGTTCCACGGTCTGATCGTCACGGGGGTGGTCGAGCCCTCGGCCCGACTCTTCCGGGAGGTGCTGCGCCGTGGAATCGAAAGGGGTGAGGTGCGCGCGGACGCAAACAATGATCTTGTGCTCGATGTCGTACCCGCGATGATGATGTATCGCTCGAAGGTGTGCGCAAGCGAATGGCCGGACCATGAGATCGCGGATCTGATCGACCGGATCATGGTGCCGCTCCTGCGTGCCTGA